In Salinibaculum sp. SYNS191, the genomic window TCCGGCGGTCGATACCGCCGGCGTTCTTGGTCACCTCCCACTTCGCGATGCGGAGGAGTTTCCTGGGGTTCACGCTAGGCCTCCGACCGCCGGCGGCCCGACTCCGCGACGTTCAGGAACACCTCCTCCAGACTCGACTCCTCGGTCCGGATGTCCGCAACCTCTCCGCCCGCCGCCTCGGCCGCCTCGCGGACGGACTCGACGGCGTCCATGCTCTCGACGACGCGGCGGTACTGGCCGTTCTCGCGGACGCTGTCGGGCACCTCGACGGTCGTGTAGACGTGGTACTCGGTGTCGCCGTACTCGCGCTGGAGGGCGTCGAGGTCGCCCTTCGCGACGATTTCGCCCTCGTTCATGATGGCGACGCGGTCGCAGATGGACTCGACGTGAAAGAGGTTGTGCGCGCTGAAGACGATGGTCTTGCCCTCCTCGGCGAGGCGCTCGGTGAACTGGATGATGTAGTTGGTCGTCAGCGGGTCCAGCCCGCTCGCTGGCTCGTCGTAGATGAGCACGTCGGGGTCGTTGATGAGCGACCGGGCGATAGCGACCTTCCGTTTCATCCCCTTCGACATGTCCCCGAGTTGGCGCGTGCGGTGTTCCAGGTCGAGTTCGGAGAGCGTCTCGTCGATTCGGTCGTCGGCCACAGAGCGGGGCACGTCGTAGAGGTCGGCGAAGAAGCGAAGATAGGACAGCGGGGTCATCTCCTCGTACAGCGGGGACTCCTCGGGCAGAAAGCCCAGGCGCTTTCGCATCTCGGTGTCCTCCGCGTCGTAGCCGGCGACGGTGGCGGACCCGGCGGTCGGTTCGAGCAGGCCGGCGAGCATCTTCAGCGTCGTCGTCTTGCCGGCCCCGTTCGGGCCGATGATGCCGAACACCTCGCCGGCGTCGACGGCGAAGGTGCTGCCCTCGACTGCGGCGAAATCGCCGTACTCCTTGCGGAGGTCACGCGCCTCTATCATCTAGGCCGTCGTTACGAACGCGGGAATGTATAGTTTGGCTCCCCCTTTTTCACGTTTGATAGCGTGATAGCTGTATGAGCCGGGACATCGGCATCGAGCGGACGCCGGACGGCAGACGACTGGTCGTCTCACGGCACGTCGACGCGGACCGGGATGCGGCGTGGGACCTGCTGACTGACACCGAGCGCTGGCCGGAGTGGGGACCGTCGGTGCGGGCCGTCGACTGCGACACCCGCTACATCGAGGGCGGGACCACCGGCCGCGTGCGGATTCCCGGCGGGGTCTGGGTCCCCTTCGAGATTACGACCTGCGCGGACTACCGGTGGACGTGGCGGGTCGGGCGGGTCCCGGCGACGGGTCACCGCGTCGAGGAGGACGGCGACGGCTGTCGGGTCGGGTTCGAGATACCGGTGCTGGCGGGCGGGTACGCGCCGGTCTGTGTGCGGGCGCTGGGGAAGATCGAGGAGAGACTAGAGGGGAGTGAGACCGCTGGGTGAGAACCGAACTCAGGGAACTTCGAGACGTACGTCGGTCACTTTGTGGATGTCCTCGCCGATGCCTTTCCCGTCGCAGTCCTCGTTCGGACAGCGATAGTGCCAGCCGTCCTCCGTGGCCGCTCGTTCCGCGAAGCGCTCGCCACAGTCGTCACAGAAGAGCTGCCCTTCCGAGCAGTTGTCCTGATGGAGTTCGAGTTCGAGTTCGGATGCAAATGTTCGCTTGCAGTCCCGGCAAGTGTGTGGCATATTCTAAATATTCTGTTCCACATCTTAAAACTGCATCGGAACGTTCACGGACGGCGGTTGCAGCACTGAGCGGGGCCGTTTCGGGGCCCGTGGCCCACAGACGGTCCCGGTATGAGTTGCCTACCGGAGAGAAAACGGGACGTACCGGCGGGCGACACTCGCACGACCGGAACCGTTCTGCCCCTCGCCGGCGTAGGTGCTTGCATGTCAACGGAAGAGAGGGTCCGGGTATGGCTGGTCGAGCGGACCTACGGCGACGACGAACAGAACCTCATCATCCTCACCTACGCCACGCCGGACGGGAGCCAGTCCTTCCGCAAGGAGCGGGCACTGACGAGTTTCACCGGCGACGAGCGCGGGACGAAAGCGGCGCTGGACGTCTCGCCGACGAACCTGAGCGACGTCACTGACGAGCAGACCCGACAGCAGTACGCCGCCGAGGCGGAGCGGATGGCCGCCAGTCACGACCCGGACGACACTATCTGAACGGGCGAAAAACGCGAGAGAAACGGAACGCGGCGGCCGACTACAGGATGTCCTCGATGTGTTCGGTGACTTCCTCGGGGGTGTCACCGACGGGGACGCCGACGCTCTCCAGAGCGTCGATCTTCGAGGCCGCGGTGCCGGTGCCCGAACCGGAAACGATAGCGCCCGCGTGGCCCATGCGCTTGCCCGGCGGGGCGGTACGGCCGGCGATGAAGCCGACGACTGGCGTGTCCATGTACTCGCCGATGTAGTCGGCGGCCTCCTCCTCGTCCTCGCCACCGATTTCGCCGCACATCACGATGGCGTGGGTCTCGGGGTCCTCCTCGAACAGTTCCAGCGCGTCGATGAAGTCCGTCCCGATGATCGGGTCGCCGCCGATGCCGACGGCGGTGGACTGGCCCAGGCCGCGGTCCGTGAGGCTGTCGACGACCTGGTAGGTCAGCGTGCCCGACCGGGAGACCAGGCCGACGTTGCCCGACGAGAAGATGTTGCCCGGCAGGATGCCGAGTTTGGACTCGCCCGGCGTGATGATGCCCGGACAGTTCGGCCCGATCATGTACGTGTCCGTCTCGTTCAGCCGGCGGTAGACGCGGCTGACGTCCTGGGTCGGGATGCCCTCCGTGATGGCGACCACGAGGTCGACGTCGGCGTCGATGGCCTCGAACAGCGCGTCGCCGGCGAAGGCCGGCGGGACGAAGACGACCGAGGCGTCCGCGTCCTCCTCGTCGGCCGCGCGCGCGACGGTGTCGTAGACCGGGACGCCGGCGACCTCCTGGCCGCCCTTGCCCGGCACCGCGCCGGCGACGACGTTGGTGCCGTACTCCATCATCTGCTCGGTGTGGAAGCGGCCCTCGCCGCCCGTGATGCCCTGCACGACCACGCGGGTGTCCTCGTCGACGAGCACGGACATTATTCGTTCACCTCCTCGGCGAGTGCGACGGTCGCCTGGACGGCGTCTTCGAGCGTTGCCTCCACCTGCACGAGGTCGGTGTTGAGAATCTCCATGCCTTCCTCCGCTTTCGTGCCGGCGAGTCGGACGACCACCGGCTTCGGAATCTCGTCGAACTGTTCGAGTGCCGTATTGATGCCCTCGGCCACCTCGTCACCGCGGGTGATGCCGCCGAAGATGTTGAAGACCACCGCGTCGACGTTCTCGTCGGAGAACACCATGTCGAGCGCGTTCGTGACGCGTTCGGCCTTCGCGCCGCCGCCGATGTCGAGGAAGTTCGCCGGCTTGCCGCCGTAGTAGTCGACGAGGTCCAGCGTCGTCATCACGAGGCCGGCCCCGTTGCCGATGATGCCGACGTTGCCCTCCAGGCGGACGTAGTCGAAGCCGTACTCGTTTGCCTTGGCTTCGAGTTCGTCCTCGGCGGCCTCCTCCTCCATCTCCGCGAGGTCCGGGTGTCGGAACAGCGAGTCGCCGTCGATGTTCATGACGGCGTCGGCCGCGACGACCTCGTCGTCGCTCGTGACCATCAGCGGGTTGATCTCGGCGTCGCTGCCGTCCTTCTCGTCCCAGAGTTCGTAGAGCGTGGTGAGAACAGACGCGACGTCGCCGGCGATGTCGCGGTCGACGCCGGCGTCGTAGACGGCCTTGCGGGCCTGGTAGGGGTGCATCCCGAAGGCGGGGTCGATGTGCTCGCGGGCGATGGCGTCGGGGTCCTCCTCGGCGACCTCCTCGATGTTGACGCCGCCGCGGGTCGAGACCATGGCGACGGGCTTGCCCTCGCCGCGGTCCATCGTGACGCCGACGTAGAGTTCGTTGACGAAGTCGACGGCCGCCTCGACGAGCACGCGGTCGACGTGGTAGCCCTTGAGGTCCATCCCGATGATGTCCTCGGCGGCCTCACGCGCCTCGTCCTCGTCGTCGACGAGTTTGATGCCGCCCGCCTTGCCACGTCCGCCGACGTGTACCTGCGCCTTGATCGCACACGGATAGCCGACCTCCTCGGCGGCCGCGACCGCCTCGTCGACCGTCGAGGCGAGCGCCGACGCCGGTGTCGGAATCCCGGCCTCCGCAAAGACCTGCTTGGCCTGATACTCGTGGAGTCTCATACGTGCTGAAGTCGGGATTGGGAGGCGCATAAAACCCGCTCATTCGCCCGTCGACTCCCGCTTTGGCGACGCCTCGGCCCGGGACTTTTCTCACCGGAACCCGTAGACTGCGGCATGGTCAGCGTCTCCGACTCGATTCGCCTCGAGGTCGACCCGGCGACCGTCTTCGCGTACCTAGACGACCCACAGGGCCACGTCGAGGTCACGCCGAGCCTCGCCGGCGTCGAGAACATCCAGCCCCTCGACGGCGGCGGGAAGCGACTCGACTTCACCTACTCCATCGCCGGCGTCCCCCTCAGCGGCGAACTCCTCCAGACCGTCTACGAACCCGACGAACGGATGGCGTTCGAGATGTCCGGTCAGCTGAACGGGACGATAACGGTCGAGATGGAGCCGACAGACGACGGTACCCGGGTCACCTACACCGGCGAGTACGAGATTCCCGGCAAGGTGCTCGCCCGCGTCGCGGAGCCGTTCGTCCGGCGGTACAACGAACGCGAGGTCAGGACGCTGCTGGCGAACCTGAAGACGCGGCTGGAAGACGGCGACGACTGGGAGTGGTAGCCGGCGTCAGGGACCGGCGCGAGGCGCGGTCGCGTCGGCCATCCCCTGCTCGTCCGGCCGCGCACGCCAGCGGACCACGGCCGCGCCGACGACGAGCACCGCCAGGTGCAACAGGACGCCGGCGAGGAACGCCACGGCCGCCGCGGCGGCGACCAGCGGCAGCGCGACGCCGCCGGCCAGCGCCAGCACCAGGCCGACCGTGACGGTGGTGACGCCGGCGTTTTTCAGCGCGCTGCCGGTCTCGTCGCGAAGG contains:
- a CDS encoding ABC transporter ATP-binding protein; protein product: MIEARDLRKEYGDFAAVEGSTFAVDAGEVFGIIGPNGAGKTTTLKMLAGLLEPTAGSATVAGYDAEDTEMRKRLGFLPEESPLYEEMTPLSYLRFFADLYDVPRSVADDRIDETLSELDLEHRTRQLGDMSKGMKRKVAIARSLINDPDVLIYDEPASGLDPLTTNYIIQFTERLAEEGKTIVFSAHNLFHVESICDRVAIMNEGEIVAKGDLDALQREYGDTEYHVYTTVEVPDSVRENGQYRRVVESMDAVESVREAAEAAGGEVADIRTEESSLEEVFLNVAESGRRRSEA
- a CDS encoding SRPBCC family protein, with product MSRDIGIERTPDGRRLVVSRHVDADRDAAWDLLTDTERWPEWGPSVRAVDCDTRYIEGGTTGRVRIPGGVWVPFEITTCADYRWTWRVGRVPATGHRVEEDGDGCRVGFEIPVLAGGYAPVCVRALGKIEERLEGSETAG
- a CDS encoding HVO_2901 family zinc finger protein, translated to MPHTCRDCKRTFASELELELHQDNCSEGQLFCDDCGERFAERAATEDGWHYRCPNEDCDGKGIGEDIHKVTDVRLEVP
- the sucD gene encoding succinate--CoA ligase subunit alpha is translated as MSVLVDEDTRVVVQGITGGEGRFHTEQMMEYGTNVVAGAVPGKGGQEVAGVPVYDTVARAADEEDADASVVFVPPAFAGDALFEAIDADVDLVVAITEGIPTQDVSRVYRRLNETDTYMIGPNCPGIITPGESKLGILPGNIFSSGNVGLVSRSGTLTYQVVDSLTDRGLGQSTAVGIGGDPIIGTDFIDALELFEEDPETHAIVMCGEIGGEDEEEAADYIGEYMDTPVVGFIAGRTAPPGKRMGHAGAIVSGSGTGTAASKIDALESVGVPVGDTPEEVTEHIEDIL
- the sucC gene encoding ADP-forming succinate--CoA ligase subunit beta; this encodes MRLHEYQAKQVFAEAGIPTPASALASTVDEAVAAAEEVGYPCAIKAQVHVGGRGKAGGIKLVDDEDEAREAAEDIIGMDLKGYHVDRVLVEAAVDFVNELYVGVTMDRGEGKPVAMVSTRGGVNIEEVAEEDPDAIAREHIDPAFGMHPYQARKAVYDAGVDRDIAGDVASVLTTLYELWDEKDGSDAEINPLMVTSDDEVVAADAVMNIDGDSLFRHPDLAEMEEEAAEDELEAKANEYGFDYVRLEGNVGIIGNGAGLVMTTLDLVDYYGGKPANFLDIGGGAKAERVTNALDMVFSDENVDAVVFNIFGGITRGDEVAEGINTALEQFDEIPKPVVVRLAGTKAEEGMEILNTDLVQVEATLEDAVQATVALAEEVNE
- a CDS encoding SRPBCC family protein, with product MVSVSDSIRLEVDPATVFAYLDDPQGHVEVTPSLAGVENIQPLDGGGKRLDFTYSIAGVPLSGELLQTVYEPDERMAFEMSGQLNGTITVEMEPTDDGTRVTYTGEYEIPGKVLARVAEPFVRRYNEREVRTLLANLKTRLEDGDDWEW